Proteins co-encoded in one Medicago truncatula cultivar Jemalong A17 chromosome 8, MtrunA17r5.0-ANR, whole genome shotgun sequence genomic window:
- the LOC120577741 gene encoding uncharacterized protein isoform X1 has protein sequence MLGTTLQFGGVGGDDRFYIPVKTRKNQNQRKQAQRDKNVEEESITVASVEESVSNIDRFLDSTKLLVPAQYFSKTTMRGWKTCDVEYQSYFALNDLWESFKEWSAYGAGVPLLLDQRESVVQYYVPYLSAIQLYGQPTEKSSAKPRYISEDSDGDYYRDSCSEGSSDCESGKRTECFTAQRSSKHLTSGVSSQMSTLSIHDKHNTVQEGFSSSDDSETGNPQELLFQYLEQGHPYGREPLADKILDLARDYPALMSLRSCDLLPNSWMSVAWYPIYRIPTGPTLKDLDACFLTYHTLHTPLTGSGPTPGPVLVYPSEMDGVPNISIPTFAMAAYKLKGSIWMKKEVSENQVMNSLVQAADKWLRLVQVNHPDHQFFKSHGTYYK, from the exons ATGCTGGGTACTACACTGCAATTTGGTGGTGTTGGTGGTGATGATCGGTTTTACATTCCGGTGAAGACAAGGAAGAATCAGAATCAGCGTAAGCAAGCTCAGAGAGACAAGAATGTTGAAGAGGAATCAATAACAGTTGCGTCTGTAGAAGAGTCTGTTAGTAACATTGATAGGTTCTTGGATTCCACAAAGTTATTGGTTCCAGCTCAGTATTTCTCCaag ACGACAATGAGAGGTTGGAAGACTTGTGATGTCGAGTATCAGTCTTACTTTGCTCTGAATGATCTATGGGAATCGTTTAAGGAGTGGAGTGCTTATGGTGCTGGAGTCCCTTTACTACTTGATCAAAGGGAATCTGTAGTCCAGTACTATGTTCCGTATTTGTCAGCTATTCAGCTATATGGTCAACCTACAGAAAAGTCGAGTGCCAAGCCAAG GTACATAAGTGAAGATAGTGATGGGGATTACTACAGAGATTCATGTAGTGAAGGAAGCAGTGATTGCGAATCTGGAAAAAGGACAGAATGTTTTACAGCACAGAGAAGCAGTAAACACCTGACAAGTGGTGTCTCTTCTCAAATGAGCACACTGTCTATACATGACAAACACAATACAGTACAAGAAGGATTTTCTAGTAGTGATGACAGCGAAACTGGGAATCCTCAAGAACTGCTTTTTCAGTATTTGGAACAAGGTCATCCTTATGGCCGTGAACCGCTGGCTGACAAG ATACTAGATCTTGCACGCGACTATCCTGCCCTCATGTCGTTGAGAAGTTGTGATTTATTGCCAAACAGTTGGATGTCTGTTGCATG gTATCCTATATATCGAATACCCACAGGCCCTACTTTAAAAGATTTAGATGCCTGCTTTCTAACCTACCATACACTCCATACACCCTTGACAG GAAGTGGTCCTACTCCTGGTCCTGTACTAGTTTATCCCAGTGAGATGGATGGTGTACCAAATATTTCCATACCTACTTTTGCAATGGCTGCCTATAAATTAAAGGGATCTATTTGGATGAAAAAAGAAGTTAGTGAGAATCAAGTAATGAATTCCCTCGTGCAGGCTGCAGATAAATGGTTAAGGCTAGTTCAGGTGAATCACCCGGATCATCAGTTCTTTAAATCGCATGGCACATACTACAAATGA
- the LOC120577741 gene encoding uncharacterized protein isoform X4: MLGTTLQFGGVGGDDRFYIPVKTRKNQNQRKQAQRDKNVEEESITVASVEESVSNIDRFLDSTKLLVPAQYFSKTTMRGWKTCDVEYQSYFALNDLWESFKEWSAYGAGVPLLLDQRESVVQYYVPYLSAIQLYGQPTEKSSAKPRYISEDSDGDYYRDSCSEGSSDCESGKRTECFTAQRSSKHLTSGVSSQMSTLSIHDKHNTVQEGFSSSDDSETGNPQELLFQYLEQGHPYGREPLADKILDLARDYPALMSLRSCDLLPNSWMSVAWYPIYRIPTGPTLKDLDACFLTYHTLHTPLTGSGPTPGPVLVYPSEMDGVPNISIPTFAMAAYKLKGSIWMKKEVSENQVMNSLVQAADKWLRLVQK; this comes from the exons ATGCTGGGTACTACACTGCAATTTGGTGGTGTTGGTGGTGATGATCGGTTTTACATTCCGGTGAAGACAAGGAAGAATCAGAATCAGCGTAAGCAAGCTCAGAGAGACAAGAATGTTGAAGAGGAATCAATAACAGTTGCGTCTGTAGAAGAGTCTGTTAGTAACATTGATAGGTTCTTGGATTCCACAAAGTTATTGGTTCCAGCTCAGTATTTCTCCaag ACGACAATGAGAGGTTGGAAGACTTGTGATGTCGAGTATCAGTCTTACTTTGCTCTGAATGATCTATGGGAATCGTTTAAGGAGTGGAGTGCTTATGGTGCTGGAGTCCCTTTACTACTTGATCAAAGGGAATCTGTAGTCCAGTACTATGTTCCGTATTTGTCAGCTATTCAGCTATATGGTCAACCTACAGAAAAGTCGAGTGCCAAGCCAAG GTACATAAGTGAAGATAGTGATGGGGATTACTACAGAGATTCATGTAGTGAAGGAAGCAGTGATTGCGAATCTGGAAAAAGGACAGAATGTTTTACAGCACAGAGAAGCAGTAAACACCTGACAAGTGGTGTCTCTTCTCAAATGAGCACACTGTCTATACATGACAAACACAATACAGTACAAGAAGGATTTTCTAGTAGTGATGACAGCGAAACTGGGAATCCTCAAGAACTGCTTTTTCAGTATTTGGAACAAGGTCATCCTTATGGCCGTGAACCGCTGGCTGACAAG ATACTAGATCTTGCACGCGACTATCCTGCCCTCATGTCGTTGAGAAGTTGTGATTTATTGCCAAACAGTTGGATGTCTGTTGCATG gTATCCTATATATCGAATACCCACAGGCCCTACTTTAAAAGATTTAGATGCCTGCTTTCTAACCTACCATACACTCCATACACCCTTGACAG GAAGTGGTCCTACTCCTGGTCCTGTACTAGTTTATCCCAGTGAGATGGATGGTGTACCAAATATTTCCATACCTACTTTTGCAATGGCTGCCTATAAATTAAAGGGATCTATTTGGATGAAAAAAGAAGTTAGTGAGAATCAAGTAATGAATTCCCTCGTGCAGGCTGCAGATAAATGGTTAAGGCTAGTTCAG AAATGA
- the LOC120577741 gene encoding uncharacterized protein isoform X3: MLGTTLQFGGVGGDDRFYIPVKTRKNQNQRKQAQRDKNVEEESITVASVEESVSNIDRFLDSTKLLVPAQYFSKTTMRGWKTCDVEYQSYFALNDLWESFKEWSAYGAGVPLLLDQRESVVQYYVPYLSAIQLYGQPTEKSSAKPRYISEDSDGDYYRDSCSEGSSDCESGKRTECFTAQRSSKHLTSGVSSQMSTLSIHDKHNTVQEGFSSSDDSETGNPQELLFQYLEQGHPYGREPLADKILDLARDYPALMSLRSCDLLPNSWMSVAWYPIYRIPTGPTLKDLDACFLTYHTLHTPLTGSGPTPGPVLVYPSEMDGVPNISIPTFAMAAYKLKGSIWMKKEVSENQVMNSLVQAADKWLRLVQEPST; this comes from the exons ATGCTGGGTACTACACTGCAATTTGGTGGTGTTGGTGGTGATGATCGGTTTTACATTCCGGTGAAGACAAGGAAGAATCAGAATCAGCGTAAGCAAGCTCAGAGAGACAAGAATGTTGAAGAGGAATCAATAACAGTTGCGTCTGTAGAAGAGTCTGTTAGTAACATTGATAGGTTCTTGGATTCCACAAAGTTATTGGTTCCAGCTCAGTATTTCTCCaag ACGACAATGAGAGGTTGGAAGACTTGTGATGTCGAGTATCAGTCTTACTTTGCTCTGAATGATCTATGGGAATCGTTTAAGGAGTGGAGTGCTTATGGTGCTGGAGTCCCTTTACTACTTGATCAAAGGGAATCTGTAGTCCAGTACTATGTTCCGTATTTGTCAGCTATTCAGCTATATGGTCAACCTACAGAAAAGTCGAGTGCCAAGCCAAG GTACATAAGTGAAGATAGTGATGGGGATTACTACAGAGATTCATGTAGTGAAGGAAGCAGTGATTGCGAATCTGGAAAAAGGACAGAATGTTTTACAGCACAGAGAAGCAGTAAACACCTGACAAGTGGTGTCTCTTCTCAAATGAGCACACTGTCTATACATGACAAACACAATACAGTACAAGAAGGATTTTCTAGTAGTGATGACAGCGAAACTGGGAATCCTCAAGAACTGCTTTTTCAGTATTTGGAACAAGGTCATCCTTATGGCCGTGAACCGCTGGCTGACAAG ATACTAGATCTTGCACGCGACTATCCTGCCCTCATGTCGTTGAGAAGTTGTGATTTATTGCCAAACAGTTGGATGTCTGTTGCATG gTATCCTATATATCGAATACCCACAGGCCCTACTTTAAAAGATTTAGATGCCTGCTTTCTAACCTACCATACACTCCATACACCCTTGACAG GAAGTGGTCCTACTCCTGGTCCTGTACTAGTTTATCCCAGTGAGATGGATGGTGTACCAAATATTTCCATACCTACTTTTGCAATGGCTGCCTATAAATTAAAGGGATCTATTTGGATGAAAAAAGAAGTTAGTGAGAATCAAGTAATGAATTCCCTCGTGCAGGCTGCAGATAAATGGTTAAGGCTAGTTCAG GAGCCAAGCACGTGA
- the LOC120577741 gene encoding uncharacterized protein isoform X2, translating into MLGTTLQFGGVGGDDRFYIPVKTRKNQNQRKQAQRDKNVEEESITVASVEESVSNIDRFLDSTKLLVPAQYFSKTTMRGWKTCDVEYQSYFALNDLWESFKEWSAYGAGVPLLLDQRESVVQYYVPYLSAIQLYGQPTEKSSAKPRYISEDSDGDYYRDSCSEGSSDCESGKRTECFTAQRSSKHLTSGVSSQMSTLSIHDKHNTVQEGFSSSDDSETGNPQELLFQYLEQGHPYGREPLADKILDLARDYPALMSLRSCDLLPNSWMSVAWYPIYRIPTGPTLKDLDACFLTYHTLHTPLTGSGPTPGPVLVYPSEMDGVPNISIPTFAMAAYKLKGSIWMKKEVSENQVMNSLVQAADKWLRLVQILLSSFCQYLPHQEPST; encoded by the exons ATGCTGGGTACTACACTGCAATTTGGTGGTGTTGGTGGTGATGATCGGTTTTACATTCCGGTGAAGACAAGGAAGAATCAGAATCAGCGTAAGCAAGCTCAGAGAGACAAGAATGTTGAAGAGGAATCAATAACAGTTGCGTCTGTAGAAGAGTCTGTTAGTAACATTGATAGGTTCTTGGATTCCACAAAGTTATTGGTTCCAGCTCAGTATTTCTCCaag ACGACAATGAGAGGTTGGAAGACTTGTGATGTCGAGTATCAGTCTTACTTTGCTCTGAATGATCTATGGGAATCGTTTAAGGAGTGGAGTGCTTATGGTGCTGGAGTCCCTTTACTACTTGATCAAAGGGAATCTGTAGTCCAGTACTATGTTCCGTATTTGTCAGCTATTCAGCTATATGGTCAACCTACAGAAAAGTCGAGTGCCAAGCCAAG GTACATAAGTGAAGATAGTGATGGGGATTACTACAGAGATTCATGTAGTGAAGGAAGCAGTGATTGCGAATCTGGAAAAAGGACAGAATGTTTTACAGCACAGAGAAGCAGTAAACACCTGACAAGTGGTGTCTCTTCTCAAATGAGCACACTGTCTATACATGACAAACACAATACAGTACAAGAAGGATTTTCTAGTAGTGATGACAGCGAAACTGGGAATCCTCAAGAACTGCTTTTTCAGTATTTGGAACAAGGTCATCCTTATGGCCGTGAACCGCTGGCTGACAAG ATACTAGATCTTGCACGCGACTATCCTGCCCTCATGTCGTTGAGAAGTTGTGATTTATTGCCAAACAGTTGGATGTCTGTTGCATG gTATCCTATATATCGAATACCCACAGGCCCTACTTTAAAAGATTTAGATGCCTGCTTTCTAACCTACCATACACTCCATACACCCTTGACAG GAAGTGGTCCTACTCCTGGTCCTGTACTAGTTTATCCCAGTGAGATGGATGGTGTACCAAATATTTCCATACCTACTTTTGCAATGGCTGCCTATAAATTAAAGGGATCTATTTGGATGAAAAAAGAAGTTAGTGAGAATCAAGTAATGAATTCCCTCGTGCAGGCTGCAGATAAATGGTTAAGGCTAGTTCAG ATATTACTTTCATCCTTCTGTCAATATCTACCTCATCAGGAGCCAAGCACGTGA